A portion of the Gossypium arboreum isolate Shixiya-1 chromosome 8, ASM2569848v2, whole genome shotgun sequence genome contains these proteins:
- the LOC108467594 gene encoding 60S ribosomal protein L12-3 gives MPPKFDPTQVVDVFVRVTGGEVGAASSLAPKIGPLGLSPKKIGEDIAKETAKEWKGLRVTVKLTVQNRQAKVMVVPSAAALVIKALKEPERDRKKTKNIKHNGNIGLDDVIEIAKVMRPRSMAKDLRGTVKEILGTCVSVGCTVDGKDPKDLQQEIDDGDVDVPLE, from the coding sequence ATGCCGCCCAAGTTTGACCCAACACAAGTCGTCGATGTGTTCGTCCGCGTCACCGGCGGCGAAGTCGGAGCTGCTAGTTCCCTCGCTCCGAAGATCGGTCCACTCGGTTTATCTCCCAAAAAGATCGGTGAAGATATTGCCAAGGAAACCGCAAAGGAATGGAAGGGTCTCCGCGTGACCGTCAAGCTCACTGTTCAGAACCGTCAGGCGAAAGTCATGGTTGTCCCGTCGGCGGCGGCGCTGGTGATTAAGGCTTTGAAGGAGCCTGAAAGGGATAGGAAGAAGACCAAAAACATCAAGCATAATGGGAACATTGGCCTTGATGACGTCATCGAGATTGCTAAAGTAATGAGGCCAAGGTCGATGGCGAAGGACTTAAGAGGTACGGTGAAGGAGATTCTGGGCACCTGCGTCTCCGTGGGATGTACGGTTGATGGCAAAGACCCCAAGGATTTGCAGCAGGAAATCGACGATGGCGATGTCGATGTTCCCCTGGAGTGA